The proteins below come from a single Edaphobacter acidisoli genomic window:
- a CDS encoding MoaD/ThiS family protein, with protein sequence MNIHIPTPLRTYTGGLETVSVPGATVTAVFEGLTQKYPDLKQHLFTADGKLRSFVNVYLNDDDIRYLADKEASPVKDSDELTIIPSIAGGSACCC encoded by the coding sequence ATGAACATCCACATCCCTACACCGTTGCGCACCTACACCGGCGGCCTTGAGACCGTCAGCGTTCCCGGCGCGACTGTCACCGCTGTCTTCGAGGGGCTCACCCAGAAGTACCCCGACCTGAAGCAGCATCTCTTCACCGCCGACGGCAAGCTGCGCTCCTTCGTCAACGTCTACCTCAACGACGACGACATCCGCTACCTCGCAGACAAGGAAGCCTCACCCGTCAAGGACTCCGACGAGCTCACCATCATCCCCTCCATCGCCGGCGGCTCCGCCTGTTGTTGCTAA
- a CDS encoding PLP-dependent cysteine synthase family protein yields MITSAKTLGTSILERIGNTPLVRIERLASHLPGIQILGKAEWANPGGSVKDRAASAIVTDAQKRGLLSKTRGLLDATSGNTGIAYAMLGAALGFPVTLCMPSNVSPERKRYLAAYGAEIIWTDPADGSDGAIRKARAMIAEQPDRYFYADQYSNEENWRAHYRTTANEIWEQTEGQITHFVAGLGTSGTFIGTTRRLRELNPNIRCISMQPDSPFNGLEGLKHMPTAIVPRIYDASLADENIEMSTELAYKTVKSLARNQGLLVGISAAAAVATSLQVAEREAAAGREAVIVTILCDSAEKYMSERFWQEEQA; encoded by the coding sequence ATGATTACATCCGCCAAAACGCTCGGCACCAGTATTCTCGAACGCATCGGCAACACGCCCTTGGTGCGCATCGAGCGGCTCGCCTCTCACCTGCCCGGCATCCAGATTCTCGGCAAGGCGGAGTGGGCGAACCCAGGCGGCTCCGTCAAAGACCGCGCCGCCTCGGCCATCGTCACCGATGCGCAGAAGCGCGGCCTGCTCAGCAAAACGCGCGGCCTGCTCGACGCGACCAGCGGCAACACCGGCATCGCCTACGCCATGCTGGGAGCCGCGCTGGGATTCCCAGTCACTCTCTGCATGCCATCGAATGTCTCGCCGGAGCGCAAGCGCTATCTCGCAGCCTATGGGGCGGAGATCATCTGGACCGACCCCGCAGACGGTTCCGACGGCGCCATCCGCAAAGCGCGCGCGATGATCGCCGAGCAACCCGATCGCTACTTCTACGCCGACCAGTACTCCAACGAAGAAAACTGGCGCGCCCACTACCGCACCACCGCCAATGAGATCTGGGAACAGACCGAAGGCCAGATTACGCACTTCGTCGCTGGCCTGGGCACCAGCGGCACCTTCATTGGCACCACGCGGCGGCTCCGCGAGCTGAACCCCAACATCCGTTGCATCTCCATGCAGCCCGACTCGCCCTTCAACGGCCTTGAAGGCCTGAAGCACATGCCGACGGCTATCGTGCCGCGCATCTACGATGCCTCGCTTGCCGACGAAAACATTGAGATGTCCACCGAGCTCGCATACAAAACGGTCAAGAGCCTCGCACGCAATCAAGGGCTGCTGGTCGGCATCTCGGCTGCCGCTGCTGTCGCCACATCGCTGCAAGTCGCCGAGCGCGAAGCAGCCGCAGGGCGCGAAGCCGTCATCGTCACCATTCTGTGCGACTCCGCGGAGAAGTACATGAGCGAACGATTCTGGCAGGAGGAGCAGGCATAA
- a CDS encoding Mov34/MPN/PAD-1 family protein translates to MLRISYADYEALRAHGEETYPYECCGVLLGKSVPGEGNHVKQIVRAGNTRTDSAHNRYNIAPQELVKIQRQARGLGLDIVGFYHSHPDHPAQWSKTDFAEAHWLGCSYIITAVEKGKAAVTNSFLLTGTEEDNKNFEDEAIQIDMPAGAASGTSTER, encoded by the coding sequence ATGCTGCGCATCAGCTACGCGGACTACGAAGCCCTGCGCGCGCACGGCGAAGAGACCTACCCCTACGAGTGCTGCGGCGTCCTGCTCGGCAAGAGCGTACCCGGCGAAGGCAATCACGTAAAACAGATTGTCCGCGCGGGCAACACCCGCACCGACTCAGCGCACAACCGCTATAACATCGCCCCGCAGGAGTTGGTGAAGATTCAACGCCAGGCACGCGGACTTGGCCTCGACATCGTAGGCTTCTACCACTCGCACCCGGACCATCCTGCGCAGTGGTCAAAGACCGACTTCGCCGAAGCGCACTGGCTCGGCTGCTCGTACATCATCACCGCGGTAGAAAAGGGCAAAGCCGCCGTCACCAACTCGTTCCTGCTCACCGGCACGGAAGAGGACAACAAGAACTTTGAAGATGAAGCAATCCAGATCGACATGCCCGCAGGCGCGGCCAGCGGCACATCCACAGAAAGGTAA
- the rsmD gene encoding 16S rRNA (guanine(966)-N(2))-methyltransferase RsmD — translation MATRPTSDKLRGTLFNILAPRIEGCRFVDLYAGTGAVGIEALSRGAGHVWFAEKAAPAVATIRANLAALKVERGFTLEARGVRVLLERLSGPVDVVFLDPPYEAAAEYAGTLEFLGSRDLLAPGGVVVAEHGSKVRLAERYGALVQTRVVKQGDAALSFFALGE, via the coding sequence ATGGCGACGCGGCCGACCAGCGATAAGCTGCGCGGGACATTGTTCAACATCCTCGCTCCGCGGATTGAGGGGTGCAGGTTCGTTGATCTGTATGCGGGCACGGGCGCGGTTGGGATTGAGGCGCTGAGCCGCGGGGCGGGGCACGTCTGGTTTGCCGAGAAGGCTGCTCCTGCGGTGGCGACAATCAGGGCAAATCTTGCGGCGCTTAAGGTGGAGCGGGGCTTTACGCTGGAGGCGCGTGGCGTGCGGGTGCTGCTGGAGCGGTTGAGTGGGCCAGTGGATGTGGTCTTTCTCGATCCGCCGTATGAGGCGGCGGCGGAGTATGCGGGGACGCTGGAGTTTCTGGGTTCGCGCGACTTGCTCGCTCCGGGTGGGGTGGTGGTTGCGGAGCATGGGAGCAAGGTTCGGCTGGCGGAGCGGTACGGGGCGCTGGTGCAGACGCGGGTGGTGAAGCAGGGCGATGCGGCGCTTAGCTTCTTTGCGCTGGGGGAGTGA
- a CDS encoding TlpA family protein disulfide reductase, with product MRKALKLIAVGLISLAVLAVCGGLIFFKLVQHRIAVNMRPPNLQRQPEAASDLIYRTLDGEQQHLAATKGQVVFLDLWGTWCIQCVAEMPTVQKLYDHYKDDPQVKFLIVSRMDSPFAVRSYARRNHLHLPFYVTEDEDIPQSMRLNQYPSTFIYAKDGTLVSKHAGAADWSDPSVFRFIDQLKDQ from the coding sequence GTGCGAAAAGCTCTGAAGCTCATAGCGGTTGGCCTCATTTCGCTGGCGGTCCTGGCAGTTTGTGGTGGCTTGATTTTTTTCAAATTAGTTCAGCACCGAATCGCCGTCAATATGAGGCCTCCCAATCTCCAACGACAGCCGGAAGCCGCCAGCGATCTTATCTATCGCACGCTCGACGGAGAACAGCAGCATCTTGCCGCAACAAAAGGGCAGGTGGTCTTTCTCGACCTTTGGGGAACATGGTGCATTCAGTGCGTCGCAGAAATGCCCACGGTTCAGAAGCTCTATGACCATTACAAGGACGATCCACAGGTAAAGTTTCTCATCGTCTCTCGGATGGATTCGCCTTTTGCCGTGCGCTCCTACGCCCGCCGCAATCATCTTCATCTTCCGTTCTACGTCACGGAGGACGAAGATATTCCCCAATCCATGCGACTCAACCAATACCCGTCCACATTCATCTATGCGAAAGACGGAACCTTGGTTTCAAAGCACGCTGGCGCTGCCGACTGGTCTGATCCCTCAGTGTTCAGGTTTATCGACCAACTAAAAGACCAATGA
- the rsmI gene encoding 16S rRNA (cytidine(1402)-2'-O)-methyltransferase, protein MPSEPATIRKREAQPLAPGLYLVATPIGNLEDITLRALRVLESVDRIACEDTRQTQKLLNHFSIATPTISYHMHNEGPRAEELTAELKQGARIALVSDAGTPGISDPGVELVAAAVAAGIAVFPIPGANAAISALIASGLSTERFIFHGFLPAKAGQRKTALEQFPRNGATHIFYEAPHRIAETLSDIEAVFGADQHVVLARELTKLHEEFLRGQVSKLRAELNARPAIRGEMVLLFSPSPGEKTHKQSITAEVSALMHSEGIDEKDALKRIARERGIGKSEAYRELQREQNRLR, encoded by the coding sequence ATGCCCAGCGAACCAGCCACCATCCGCAAGCGCGAAGCGCAGCCACTCGCGCCTGGCCTGTATCTGGTAGCCACTCCCATCGGCAACCTGGAGGACATCACACTTCGCGCGCTACGTGTGCTCGAAAGCGTGGACCGCATCGCCTGCGAGGACACGCGCCAGACCCAGAAGCTGCTCAACCACTTCAGCATCGCAACGCCCACCATCAGCTACCACATGCACAACGAAGGCCCGCGCGCGGAAGAACTAACTGCAGAGCTGAAGCAAGGCGCGCGCATCGCGCTGGTCAGCGACGCAGGAACACCGGGCATCTCAGATCCCGGTGTCGAACTGGTCGCAGCAGCCGTCGCCGCAGGTATCGCTGTCTTTCCCATTCCAGGAGCAAACGCGGCCATCAGCGCCCTCATAGCCAGCGGCCTCTCCACCGAACGCTTCATCTTCCACGGCTTTCTTCCCGCAAAAGCAGGCCAGCGAAAGACCGCGCTCGAACAGTTTCCTCGCAATGGCGCAACGCACATCTTCTACGAAGCACCACATCGCATCGCTGAGACGCTCAGCGATATCGAAGCGGTCTTTGGAGCAGACCAGCACGTCGTCCTCGCGCGCGAACTGACCAAGCTACATGAAGAGTTCCTGCGCGGCCAAGTCAGCAAGTTGCGTGCAGAACTCAACGCCCGCCCAGCAATTCGCGGAGAGATGGTCCTGCTGTTTTCTCCGAGCCCTGGAGAGAAGACTCACAAACAAAGCATCACCGCAGAAGTGTCAGCGCTCATGCACTCCGAAGGCATCGACGAAAAGGACGCGCTCAAGCGGATCGCCCGCGAGCGCGGCATCGGCAAAAGCGAAGCCTACCGCGAGCTACAACGTGAACAAAATCGCCTCCGCTAA
- a CDS encoding CBS domain-containing protein, with protein sequence MRGWSFPLGKFFGVDVRIHTFFLLLLLVAISYGSAFGSTGGRGFVLWLTLLAAVIIREVARAVATLWNGLELRSVLLLPTGGLFTYSPESTERAATPEMQKRMALVGPIANFVAGLLLAALVLTISPGINPLEKPWITPAHLLRSAIWMNLLLGAVNLLPASPLDGGRVFRGEFAKAHGAIKGLRAATGLGQLISIAMIIAGLLLPNMWLVMLGAFVMIGAHLEDQGLLLQADADTVRMRDVMLTQFTTLSASDTLEEALQRSVHTLQDVFPVVRGANLVGAVSRQGIVEALHAEGNGYIQGVMTRSFQTAGPDDSLVKTLRRIMGGQGAQMVPVLEGDRIVGIITPQNLAHSMGMLNQRRRIRPQE encoded by the coding sequence ATGCGTGGGTGGTCGTTTCCGTTAGGTAAGTTCTTCGGCGTGGATGTCCGCATCCACACCTTCTTTCTTCTTTTGCTGCTCGTAGCCATCAGCTACGGCTCGGCCTTCGGCTCAACCGGAGGACGCGGCTTCGTGCTCTGGCTCACTCTGCTCGCCGCCGTCATCATCCGCGAGGTCGCCCGCGCCGTTGCAACTCTCTGGAACGGACTTGAGCTCCGCAGCGTCCTGCTGCTCCCAACAGGCGGCCTGTTCACCTACTCTCCGGAATCCACTGAGCGGGCTGCAACACCAGAAATGCAGAAGCGCATGGCGCTCGTCGGCCCCATCGCAAACTTCGTCGCCGGTCTGCTGCTGGCCGCGCTTGTCCTGACCATCTCGCCCGGGATTAACCCGCTCGAAAAGCCTTGGATCACGCCTGCTCATCTGCTCCGCTCTGCCATCTGGATGAACCTTTTGCTCGGCGCAGTAAACCTCTTGCCCGCTTCGCCACTCGACGGCGGTCGCGTCTTTCGCGGCGAGTTTGCTAAGGCGCACGGCGCAATCAAAGGCCTGCGCGCTGCCACCGGGCTCGGCCAGCTCATCTCCATCGCCATGATCATCGCCGGCCTGCTCCTGCCGAACATGTGGCTGGTGATGCTCGGCGCCTTCGTCATGATCGGCGCGCACCTCGAAGACCAGGGGCTTCTCCTTCAGGCAGATGCCGACACCGTGCGGATGCGCGACGTGATGCTGACGCAGTTCACCACGCTCTCTGCCTCCGACACACTCGAAGAGGCACTCCAGCGCTCCGTCCACACCCTGCAGGACGTCTTCCCCGTCGTGCGCGGCGCGAACCTCGTCGGCGCCGTCTCGCGGCAAGGCATCGTCGAAGCGCTGCATGCGGAGGGCAATGGCTACATTCAGGGCGTGATGACGCGCTCGTTCCAGACAGCCGGGCCCGATGACTCGCTCGTCAAGACATTGCGTCGCATCATGGGCGGGCAAGGCGCGCAGATGGTGCCCGTGCTCGAAGGCGATCGCATCGTCGGCATCATCACTCCACAAAACCTGGCCCACTCCATGGGCATGCTCAACCAGCGCCGCCGGATACGGCCGCAGGAATAA
- a CDS encoding cystathionine gamma-lyase, which produces MNETTRIVRSTLTAAEPGKPLHSGPVFAAPYHAPGDPTGIPYTYARSHNPTWTDLERTISDLETGSALVFASGMAACTAVFGSILRPGDVAVLPANAYYAARVLAQDYFSKMGVTIRTAPTAGNAQRALLEGARLLWIETPSNPTMEIADIAQLAEDAHRAGALVAVDNTTPTPLGQLPLALGADLSVASDTKAMTGHSDLLLGHVATRSPELHAQLDHWRTLTGAVLGPMEAWLAHRSIATLPLRLERACSNAQRIAEFLTTRPEVTEVLYPGLPTHPGHEVARKQMRYFGPVVSFTLRDKPAAETFLRTAQLITDATSFGGITTTAERRARWGGDAIPEGFIRLSAGCEDIHDLLADITHALEATR; this is translated from the coding sequence ATGAACGAAACCACCCGAATCGTCCGCTCCACACTCACCGCAGCCGAGCCCGGCAAGCCCCTCCACTCCGGCCCCGTCTTCGCCGCCCCCTACCACGCTCCCGGCGACCCCACCGGCATCCCCTACACCTACGCCCGCTCCCACAACCCCACCTGGACCGACCTCGAGCGCACCATCTCCGACCTCGAAACCGGCTCCGCCCTCGTCTTCGCCTCCGGCATGGCCGCCTGCACCGCCGTCTTCGGCTCCATCCTCCGCCCCGGCGACGTCGCCGTCCTCCCCGCCAACGCCTACTACGCCGCCCGCGTCCTCGCCCAGGACTACTTCTCGAAGATGGGCGTCACCATCCGCACCGCCCCCACCGCCGGCAACGCCCAGCGGGCCCTCCTCGAAGGCGCACGCCTCCTCTGGATCGAGACCCCCAGCAACCCCACCATGGAGATCGCCGACATCGCCCAGCTCGCCGAAGACGCCCACCGCGCCGGAGCCCTGGTCGCCGTCGACAACACCACCCCCACCCCGCTCGGCCAGCTCCCCCTCGCCCTCGGCGCCGACCTCTCCGTCGCCTCCGACACCAAGGCCATGACCGGCCACAGCGACCTCCTCCTCGGCCACGTCGCCACCCGCAGCCCCGAGCTCCACGCCCAGCTCGACCACTGGCGCACCCTCACCGGAGCCGTCCTCGGCCCCATGGAGGCCTGGCTCGCCCACCGCTCCATCGCCACCCTGCCCCTGCGCCTCGAGCGCGCCTGCTCCAACGCCCAGCGCATCGCCGAGTTCCTCACCACCCGCCCCGAAGTCACCGAAGTCCTCTACCCCGGCCTGCCCACGCACCCCGGCCACGAGGTCGCCCGCAAGCAGATGCGCTACTTCGGCCCAGTCGTCAGCTTCACCCTCCGCGACAAACCCGCCGCCGAAACCTTCCTCCGCACCGCCCAACTCATCACCGACGCCACCAGCTTCGGCGGCATCACCACCACCGCCGAGCGCCGCGCCCGTTGGGGAGGCGACGCCATCCCCGAAGGCTTCATCCGCCTCTCCGCCGGCTGCGAAGACATCCACGACCTCCTCGCCGACATCACCCACGCCCTCGAGGCCACCCGATGA